From a single Brassica napus cultivar Da-Ae chromosome C9, Da-Ae, whole genome shotgun sequence genomic region:
- the BNACNNG49210D gene encoding uncharacterized protein BNACNNG49210D codes for MATGKSYYARPSYRFLGTDQSYYAANDSGFEFDESDLYSSDSPDFRRKISKPVRSVKKSSNRPSTCGASSAAAASSLPVNVPDWSKILREEHRDNRRRSIVDDDGDWLDASGGRLPPHEFLAKTRMASFSVHEGLGRTLKGRDLSRVRNAIFEKIGFQD; via the coding sequence ATGGCGACGGGGAAAAGCTACTACGCACGGCCAAGCTACCGTTTCCTCGGCACCGATCAGTCGTACTACGCCGCCAACGATTCGGGATTCGAGTTCGACGAATCCGATCTCTACTCATCCGATTCCCCCGATTTCCGCCGGAAAATCTCTAAACCGGTCAGATCGGTGAAGAAATCGTCTAACCGACCGTCCACGTGCGGCGCTTCCTCCGCCGCAGCGGCGTCGTCTCTCCCGGTGAACGTGCCGGACTGGTCTAAGATTCTCCGGGAGGAGCATCGCGATAACCGTCGGAGAAGCATCGTGGATGACGACGGAGATTGGTTGGACGCTAGCGGCGGGAGGTTGCCGCCGCATGAGTTTCTGGCGAAGACGAGGATGGCGTCGTTCTCGGTGCACGAAGGACTTGGGAGGACATTGAAAGGAAGGGATCTGAGTAGGGTTAGAAATGcaatttttgagaaaattggGTTCCAggattaa